A section of the Sedimentisphaera cyanobacteriorum genome encodes:
- a CDS encoding LexA family protein: MSDIVTNILNKSETYLIETALDLNKHLIKNPPATFFVRVSGSSMKDSGIHSGDLLIVDRSLEPKSGNVVVASLDSELTVKRIRIRKNEVILEPDNEDYESQTISGERDFEVWGVVTSVIHKL; this comes from the coding sequence ATGTCAGATATCGTAACAAACATACTCAACAAAAGTGAAACTTATTTAATAGAAACGGCACTAGATCTGAATAAGCATTTGATCAAGAACCCCCCTGCCACGTTTTTCGTGAGGGTTTCGGGCAGTTCTATGAAGGATTCAGGCATACACAGCGGCGATCTTCTCATCGTTGACAGAAGCCTTGAACCGAAAAGCGGGAATGTGGTAGTGGCGTCGCTTGATTCTGAGCTCACAGTAAAACGGATCAGAATAAGGAAAAACGAGGTAATACTCGAGCCGGACAACGAGGACTACGAATCTCAAACAATAAGCGGGGAGAGGGATTTCGAGGTATGGGGAGTGGTAACCAGCGTAATACACAAGCTTTAG
- the ftsY gene encoding signal recognition particle-docking protein FtsY: MGLFSKTVGFIKERLEKTRNKITKSLSDVLSFGRKIDEDLLDELEEVLISDDLGYETTMKLIEELRESYKNKEIETSEQIVPFLKEKIKNYWPQRDRELAKSDSGPTVILVAGVNGSGKTTSIAKLGFNLSSAGNKVVVAACDTFRAAAVEQLSVWSERIGVDIIKHKQGADPAAVAYDACQAAIARDADYLIVDTAGRLHTQKHLMKELEKIKAVTSKKIPGSPHEVILVVDGTSGQNAIAQAKEFTEAVNVTGIFLAKLDGSARGGIVIAIKDKLNIPVKFVGLGEKPEDIAEFEPEEFVEALFS; encoded by the coding sequence ATGGGTTTATTCAGCAAAACTGTAGGATTTATAAAAGAGAGACTCGAGAAAACCAGAAACAAGATTACCAAATCCCTTTCTGATGTGCTTTCATTCGGTCGAAAGATTGACGAGGATCTTCTCGACGAACTCGAGGAAGTGCTTATAAGCGATGATCTGGGGTATGAAACCACAATGAAGCTTATTGAAGAACTCAGAGAGTCTTATAAGAACAAGGAAATTGAGACGAGCGAGCAGATTGTACCTTTTCTTAAAGAAAAGATTAAAAACTACTGGCCCCAGCGGGACAGAGAGCTTGCCAAATCCGATTCAGGCCCAACCGTTATACTGGTAGCAGGCGTGAACGGGTCGGGCAAAACCACAAGCATAGCAAAGCTCGGCTTCAATCTCAGCTCTGCCGGGAACAAGGTTGTGGTAGCAGCGTGCGATACCTTCAGGGCGGCGGCTGTGGAGCAGCTTTCTGTATGGTCTGAGAGGATCGGGGTTGACATAATCAAACACAAACAGGGAGCAGACCCTGCTGCTGTGGCATACGATGCCTGCCAGGCGGCGATTGCAAGGGATGCGGATTATCTTATCGTTGATACGGCCGGACGCCTTCACACCCAGAAGCACCTTATGAAAGAGCTCGAAAAAATCAAAGCGGTAACATCCAAGAAAATCCCCGGCTCACCGCACGAGGTTATCCTTGTTGTGGACGGAACAAGCGGGCAAAACGCTATCGCACAGGCAAAAGAGTTTACCGAGGCTGTTAATGTAACTGGGATTTTTCTGGCCAAGCTTGACGGAAGCGCAAGAGGCGGTATTGTTATAGCAATCAAGGACAAGCTGAATATCCCCGTTAAATTCGTAGGGCTTGGGGAAAAGCCGGAGGACATTGCAGAATTCGAACCCGAAGAGTTTGTAGAAGCTCTTTTCTCATAA
- a CDS encoding helix-turn-helix domain-containing protein has product MCLYARDLRISEGEHIQRILRRSTSRVKVRRAQVVLASNQGYKVPAIADLVHYSEHHVRAIIKDFNDRGLQALEPKPRPGRPNEFTEDDKAFIAETAKCPPDLLGCPFKRWSLEKLREYLLTEKIIPKISIETLRGILHEKKVKLRRTKTWKECNDPKLKSKKN; this is encoded by the coding sequence ATGTGTCTGTATGCCCGAGACCTCCGGATCAGTGAAGGCGAACACATTCAGCGGATTCTCCGCCGCAGTACCAGCCGGGTCAAAGTCCGACGGGCTCAAGTGGTATTGGCCTCCAATCAGGGCTATAAAGTGCCTGCCATTGCCGATCTGGTGCATTATTCTGAGCACCATGTGCGAGCGATTATCAAAGATTTTAACGACCGGGGTCTTCAGGCTTTGGAACCCAAGCCCCGGCCGGGCCGACCGAATGAATTCACCGAGGACGACAAGGCCTTTATCGCAGAAACGGCCAAGTGTCCGCCGGACCTGTTGGGTTGCCCGTTTAAGCGGTGGTCTCTGGAGAAGCTGCGAGAGTACCTGCTTACCGAAAAGATTATCCCGAAGATCAGCATCGAAACCCTTCGCGGTATTCTGCATGAGAAAAAGGTCAAGCTTCGACGGACCAAAACCTGGAAAGAATGCAACGATCCCAAGCTCAAGTCTAAAAAAAACTGA
- a CDS encoding transposase, with protein sequence MIRRFVNQPAANGPTISYDEFGPLEIRPQPGQVWCETDHPKRLPATYTRTHGVRHWLAFYDVHKKKLWGYMRPRKRHQEFLEVLKLLRKKYPREQRIHLILDNFSPHRKEKVLQYCRKNNIHLIWTPTNASWLNPIECQFTHVKEFVIRGTDYQSHQELKTFLNKYVRYRNKHTQQK encoded by the coding sequence CTGATTCGCCGGTTTGTAAACCAGCCGGCCGCCAACGGCCCCACGATCTCCTACGACGAGTTTGGTCCTTTGGAAATCCGGCCTCAGCCGGGGCAGGTCTGGTGCGAAACCGACCATCCCAAACGCCTGCCGGCCACATATACCCGAACCCATGGCGTGCGGCACTGGCTGGCTTTTTACGATGTGCACAAGAAGAAGCTGTGGGGCTATATGCGGCCCCGAAAGCGGCATCAGGAGTTCCTGGAAGTGCTAAAGCTTTTACGGAAGAAATATCCGCGGGAGCAGCGAATTCATCTGATTTTGGACAACTTCTCGCCGCACCGCAAGGAGAAAGTTCTGCAGTATTGCCGAAAGAACAATATTCACCTGATCTGGACGCCAACCAATGCTTCATGGCTCAATCCGATCGAATGCCAGTTTACTCATGTCAAGGAATTCGTGATTCGCGGAACCGATTATCAAAGTCATCAGGAACTAAAAACTTTCTTGAATAAATATGTCAGATATCGTAACAAACATACTCAACAAAAGTGA
- a CDS encoding ATP-binding cassette domain-containing protein produces the protein MLKIQDLTFTYTRQEKPALSNINLDISPGKLVLLTGPSGSGKSTLVHCINGLAPIHYGGRLNKKKHNIRAICG, from the coding sequence ATGCTGAAAATACAAGACTTAACATTTACATATACCCGGCAGGAGAAACCTGCTTTAAGCAATATCAATCTGGATATTTCACCGGGCAAGCTGGTGCTTTTGACCGGCCCTTCCGGCAGCGGAAAATCTACGCTTGTGCATTGCATCAACGGCCTGGCTCCAATACACTATGGCGGCAGGCTTAATAAAAAAAAACATAATATCCGTGCCATCTGTGGATAA
- a CDS encoding Y-family DNA polymerase: MGSGNQRNTQALGSYFAIIDCNNFYVSCERVFRPDMRKRPVVVLSNNDGCIVARSNEAKSLGIAMGTPYFKAKKLLRENNAGVFSSNYTLYADMSERVMEIIEMFSPECEVYSIDEAFVSLRRLQEQPEVWAGKLRKTILSWTGIPVSIGIAETKTLAKIAGRTAKKSSEGVFILPEESDKRKQILEGVMIDDIWGVGRRLGLKLRNIGAENARQLSRIKPETARRRFSVNMERTVRELRGEPCFSLELAPPAKKAITVSRTFGRPVSSLKELKEAVSFYAVRACEKLRDQQSRAVVLTVFANTNRFSGNAYFGKEVRILPSPTFETSEIIREAEICAEKIFRQEKRFVKAGVILSGLMPLNCSGPGLFDTSSKRKKEKLMETIDKINQINDAGITWAAAGIKKPWKTAANRKSPRYTTCWKELPQAKA; the protein is encoded by the coding sequence ATGGGGAGTGGTAACCAGCGTAATACACAAGCTTTAGGCAGCTATTTTGCCATTATAGACTGCAACAATTTCTATGTATCCTGCGAGAGGGTATTCAGGCCGGATATGAGAAAAAGGCCTGTGGTTGTGCTGTCAAACAACGACGGCTGCATCGTAGCGCGTTCGAATGAGGCAAAATCGCTGGGCATAGCAATGGGCACGCCCTACTTTAAGGCGAAAAAACTTCTGCGTGAGAACAATGCAGGCGTTTTCTCCTCGAACTACACGCTTTATGCCGATATGTCTGAGAGGGTAATGGAAATCATAGAAATGTTCAGTCCTGAATGCGAGGTCTATTCTATTGATGAGGCGTTTGTGAGTCTTCGCAGGCTGCAGGAACAGCCGGAAGTATGGGCGGGAAAGCTGCGGAAAACTATTCTGAGCTGGACAGGGATTCCTGTTTCCATAGGCATAGCAGAAACAAAAACGCTTGCAAAAATCGCAGGGCGAACAGCGAAAAAATCTTCTGAAGGGGTGTTTATCCTGCCCGAAGAATCTGATAAAAGAAAGCAAATTCTTGAAGGGGTAATGATTGATGATATTTGGGGAGTTGGAAGGCGGCTTGGCCTTAAGCTAAGAAATATCGGGGCGGAAAACGCCCGGCAGCTCAGCAGAATCAAGCCTGAAACCGCACGCAGAAGATTCAGCGTTAATATGGAACGAACCGTGCGTGAGCTTCGCGGGGAGCCGTGCTTTTCGCTTGAGCTTGCCCCGCCTGCAAAGAAGGCAATAACTGTATCGAGGACTTTCGGAAGGCCTGTAAGCAGTTTGAAAGAACTGAAAGAGGCGGTAAGCTTTTATGCGGTAAGGGCGTGCGAAAAGCTAAGAGACCAGCAGAGCCGTGCGGTGGTTTTAACCGTTTTCGCAAATACTAACCGTTTCAGCGGAAATGCATACTTCGGGAAGGAGGTTAGGATTTTGCCGAGCCCAACCTTCGAAACTTCGGAGATAATAAGAGAGGCTGAAATCTGCGCTGAAAAAATATTCAGGCAGGAAAAGAGATTCGTAAAGGCAGGCGTAATACTTTCCGGCCTTATGCCGCTGAACTGCTCTGGGCCCGGGCTCTTCGACACATCCAGCAAAAGGAAGAAAGAAAAATTAATGGAAACGATAGATAAAATCAACCAGATCAATGATGCAGGTATAACATGGGCAGCTGCAGGGATTAAAAAGCCGTGGAAAACTGCCGCAAACCGCAAAAGCCCGAGATACACCACCTGCTGGAAAGAGCTTCCGCAAGCCAAAGCATAG